The following proteins are encoded in a genomic region of bacterium:
- a CDS encoding 2-phosphosulfolactate phosphatase, translating to MRVDVLFTRCDLDVIQRSDFEGATFVVIDVLRASTTLIQALSVGAGPIYVAGSSQSAFKLKAKNHPDSLLCGERDGL from the coding sequence ATGCGTGTCGATGTTTTATTCACGCGTTGCGATTTAGACGTCATTCAAAGATCAGATTTTGAAGGCGCCACATTTGTTGTAATCGATGTTCTTCGTGCTTCGACAACATTAATCCAAGCGCTCTCTGTGGGAGCCGGCCCAATTTATGTGGCTGGCTCTTCGCAAAGCGCTTTTAAACTTAAAGCTAAGAATCACCCAGATTCTCTTCTGTGTGGCGAGCGTGATGGTCT
- the gcvT gene encoding glycine cleavage system aminomethyltransferase GcvT encodes MTIVRTPFYQKHIEAGAKIVDFAGYKMPMFYKGIVPEHLRVRASAGLFDLSHMGEFFLEGKGALDFISKTTTNDPSSLGIGQCQYSAMCYDNGGIVDDLLIYRLDEESWMLVVNASNLQKDWEWLNNHVPSNPDFTFENRSEKIGLLAIQGPDAQKIFQKLTDYNLEAMQFYCNGRANIGGHDNVLFSRTGYTGEDGFELYLEPSICLDLWKKFVQAGAEFNIEPIGLGARDSLRLEMKYALYGNDIDQTTNPWEANLGWIIKLEKGNFIGRDALIDIKTKGIGRKLICFKLAERGFPRHNYPIVIGADEIGVVTSGTHSPSLDMGVGMGYVKKEFAKIGTEIQIIIRNHPIKAIIEKPPLYKGGSHR; translated from the coding sequence ATGACAATAGTTAGAACACCCTTTTATCAAAAGCACATCGAGGCTGGAGCCAAGATTGTAGATTTTGCTGGTTATAAAATGCCTATGTTTTACAAAGGGATCGTTCCCGAGCACCTTAGAGTCCGTGCAAGTGCTGGGCTTTTCGATCTTTCCCACATGGGGGAATTCTTTCTCGAGGGGAAGGGTGCGCTTGATTTCATTTCAAAAACAACAACTAACGATCCCTCAAGTTTGGGGATAGGCCAATGCCAATATAGCGCCATGTGCTACGACAACGGGGGGATAGTCGATGACCTTCTTATTTATCGCTTAGATGAGGAAAGCTGGATGCTCGTAGTCAACGCTTCGAATCTTCAAAAGGACTGGGAATGGTTGAACAATCATGTTCCGTCTAATCCTGATTTCACTTTTGAGAACCGCTCCGAAAAAATTGGTCTTCTCGCTATTCAAGGTCCTGATGCGCAAAAGATATTCCAAAAATTAACAGACTACAACCTCGAGGCAATGCAATTCTATTGTAATGGAAGAGCTAACATCGGTGGTCATGACAATGTCCTTTTTTCGCGCACAGGTTACACAGGTGAGGATGGCTTCGAGCTTTATCTTGAACCTAGCATCTGCCTCGACCTTTGGAAAAAATTCGTCCAGGCGGGCGCAGAATTCAATATTGAGCCTATAGGTCTCGGCGCGCGAGATAGCCTTCGACTTGAAATGAAATACGCCCTTTATGGCAATGATATCGACCAAACGACTAATCCATGGGAAGCTAACCTAGGATGGATAATCAAACTCGAAAAGGGCAACTTTATTGGACGCGATGCACTTATCGACATTAAAACAAAGGGTATCGGACGTAAACTGATATGTTTTAAACTCGCTGAACGAGGCTTCCCAAGACACAACTATCCCATCGTCATCGGTGCAGATGAAATAGGTGTTGTTACAAGCGGGACCCATTCACCCTCTCTAGACATGGGAGTCGGTATGGGCTACGTTAAAAAGGAATTTGCAAAGATCGGCACAGAGATTCAAATTATAATTCGCAATCATCCTATCAAGGCCATTATCGAGAAACCTCCGTTATACAAGGGTGGCTCGCACCGCTAA
- a CDS encoding MarR family transcriptional regulator: MEKEKKFKNKIEYVENLGIFFENLGLPRMSGKIFAWLLVCDPPYQTAAQIAEALQASRGSLSTNLRMLTQFSMIEKIAKHGERSTYYISRPDSLIKTMVTKIKFISDLKNLFWEGIELMADEPPESTERLEGVYKAYDFMEAELAGVIERYQTKIANEK, translated from the coding sequence ATGGAAAAGGAAAAGAAGTTCAAAAACAAAATCGAATATGTCGAGAACCTCGGAATTTTCTTCGAGAACCTCGGCCTTCCCCGAATGTCCGGGAAAATCTTCGCGTGGCTTCTGGTCTGCGACCCGCCATATCAAACAGCCGCTCAAATTGCAGAGGCGCTTCAGGCGAGCAGAGGCTCTCTGAGCACCAACCTAAGAATGCTTACGCAATTTAGTATGATCGAAAAAATCGCTAAACACGGCGAAAGATCGACCTATTATATCTCGCGTCCGGATTCGCTTATCAAGACGATGGTGACGAAAATCAAGTTCATTTCCGATCTAAAAAATCTATTTTGGGAGGGGATCGAACTTATGGCGGACGAACCTCCCGAATCGACCGAAAGGCTCGAGGGCGTCTATAAAGCGTATGATTTTATGGAAGCCGAGCTGGCGGGAGTAATCGAGCGTTATCAGACGAAAATTGCAAATGAAAAATAA
- a CDS encoding outer membrane lipoprotein-sorting protein codes for MKSHRQIYIAVFIILCSVCVFAVEHDVEDIIAKQDELYRSSSSYSVMEMQIVTPHWERTLELEAWSEGMDKTFIVINSPKKEKGTATLRIDNEMWNYLPKTDKIMKIPPSMMMSSWMGSDFTNDDLVKETTLEKDYDYKIIEPGDAVEGEVYVELIPKEDAPSVWGKIIFAVREGDYLPLWEKFYDEKGNLKRVMNFKDIRNIGGREIPTVMELLPQDEEKQSTIIKYIDVQFGIEFGDEVFSLRNLQKKR; via the coding sequence ATGAAAAGTCATCGCCAAATATATATTGCAGTGTTCATTATTCTCTGTTCGGTTTGCGTTTTTGCGGTAGAACACGATGTCGAGGATATAATCGCAAAGCAGGATGAGTTATATCGAAGCAGTAGCTCTTACTCGGTTATGGAGATGCAGATCGTCACGCCGCATTGGGAGAGGACGCTCGAGCTCGAAGCCTGGAGCGAGGGCATGGACAAGACGTTCATCGTTATTAATTCGCCGAAAAAGGAAAAGGGAACCGCGACTCTTCGAATAGACAACGAGATGTGGAATTATCTTCCTAAAACCGACAAGATAATGAAAATCCCGCCGTCTATGATGATGAGTTCGTGGATGGGCTCCGATTTCACCAACGACGACCTCGTCAAGGAAACGACGCTCGAGAAGGATTACGACTATAAAATTATCGAACCCGGAGATGCAGTCGAGGGCGAGGTTTATGTCGAGCTAATTCCGAAAGAAGACGCGCCGTCGGTTTGGGGCAAGATCATTTTCGCGGTTCGCGAGGGGGATTATTTGCCGTTGTGGGAGAAATTTTATGACGAAAAAGGCAACTTAAAACGCGTCATGAATTTCAAAGATATTAGAAATATCGGTGGAAGGGAGATACCGACGGTTATGGAACTCCTACCTCAAGACGAAGAAAAGCAGAGCACTATCATAAAATATATCGATGTGCAATTCGGCATCGAGTTCGGCGACGAGGTCTTCTCGCTCAGAAATCTCCAGAAAAAAAGGTAG